A region from the Thermogemmatispora onikobensis genome encodes:
- a CDS encoding phosphatidate cytidylyltransferase, protein MNTLVLRVLTAVVAIPIVLLVVWLGGWVAFGAALFVLAWGSYELHQMMAHSGSRPLLWVSFGLGALLLLSAMFPQWRLLLLEISLGAALLVAFPLLFWRERLDGSLVDWALTVVFALYLGWPLSLLLLLRGSQFGWPPPRGLWWLLLLFAAVWTFDSAAFFTGHFLGRHKLAPQISPGKTWEGVFGGLLCTLILCLLLAGSLLQVPWYLALILGLALSLAATLGDLAESLMKRQAQVKDSGQLMPGHGGLLDRIDSLLFAAVVLYFFAQLALAVPH, encoded by the coding sequence ATGAATACGTTGGTTCTGCGAGTACTGACCGCTGTTGTCGCCATTCCTATTGTCTTGCTCGTCGTCTGGCTGGGTGGTTGGGTGGCTTTTGGGGCGGCGCTCTTTGTATTGGCCTGGGGCAGCTACGAGTTGCATCAGATGATGGCGCACTCGGGTAGCCGCCCCTTGCTCTGGGTGAGCTTTGGGCTGGGGGCGCTCTTGCTGCTCTCGGCCATGTTCCCCCAGTGGCGCTTGCTCTTGCTGGAGATCAGCCTGGGCGCCGCCTTGCTAGTAGCTTTCCCGCTCCTCTTTTGGCGGGAGCGTCTCGATGGTTCACTTGTCGATTGGGCGCTGACGGTCGTCTTCGCTCTCTATCTTGGCTGGCCGCTCAGCCTCTTGCTGTTGTTGCGCGGCTCTCAGTTCGGCTGGCCTCCTCCTCGGGGTCTCTGGTGGCTGCTCTTGCTCTTTGCCGCTGTCTGGACGTTCGATTCGGCGGCCTTCTTCACTGGCCATTTTCTGGGACGCCATAAGCTGGCGCCTCAGATCAGCCCTGGTAAGACCTGGGAGGGTGTCTTCGGCGGCCTGCTCTGCACGCTGATCCTCTGCCTGCTGCTGGCCGGCTCGCTGCTCCAGGTCCCCTGGTACCTGGCTCTAATCCTCGGCCTGGCTCTCTCGCTGGCTGCTACCCTGGGCGATCTGGCGGAGTCGCTCATGAAGCGCCAGGCTCAGGTGAAGGATAGCGGTCAACTCATGCCCGGCCACGGCGGCTTGCTCGATCGCATCGACAGCTTGCTCTTTGCCGCCGTCGTTCTCTATTTTTTCGCTCAGCTGGCTTTGGCGGTCCCTCACTGA